Proteins found in one Thermaerobacter subterraneus DSM 13965 genomic segment:
- a CDS encoding IS3 family transposase, with product MSQGRCNRLLYLATVVDGFSRAVVGWAMGDRPVADLVVDAVTMAVRRRRPGPGLIHHSDHGAQYTSLAFTRRLEALGIAGSMGSVGDALDNAVAESFYATLQTELLDRQTWASRDQLRMAIFEYVEGFYNRRRRHSALGYLSPDEYEQSCDGVGCG from the coding sequence ATCTCTCAGGGTCGGTGCAACAGGCTCTTATACCTCGCCACAGTGGTGGACGGCTTCTCCCGCGCCGTGGTGGGCTGGGCCATGGGCGACCGGCCCGTGGCGGATCTCGTGGTCGACGCCGTCACCATGGCGGTGCGGCGTCGCCGGCCGGGGCCCGGCCTGATCCACCACTCCGACCACGGAGCACAGTACACCTCGTTGGCGTTCACCCGTCGCTTGGAGGCCCTCGGCATCGCCGGGTCGATGGGTTCGGTGGGCGATGCACTGGACAACGCCGTGGCCGAGAGTTTCTACGCGACGCTGCAGACAGAACTCCTCGACCGGCAAACCTGGGCGAGCCGGGATCAGCTGCGCATGGCGATCTTCGAGTACGTCGAAGGGTTCTATAACCGGCGGCGCCGTCACTCGGCACTTGGCTACCTCTCGCCCGACGAATACGAGCAGTCCTGTGATGGCGTAGGATGCGGTTGA